One stretch of Streptomyces peucetius DNA includes these proteins:
- a CDS encoding DUF5937 family protein, protein MSIDITGLPPERIVFDISPLAELGVALHALHEPGHHPGLHGWATATAAGLKPDLADRLHEADFLWRSTFSDIFIPFAGLPVDPRRVGVTSLKEELDLLDRLNDERFVSSALEFTCATTYSAGAPSPLVDPARREHALDLAANRGPRQLDFTRRLLTDPASVRAWLRRLFEDCEEAFFADTWRRVSVQLAADARHKSELLRRKGLTEALRAVSPALTLDEGGTRISADKLADGRTTATDPAVGAGLTLLPSSFGWPHLMVVHAPGWQPVIQYPIGAPELPGAASVELLKRRMDALAHPMRMRMCRNLGRATYTTSELADALGITAPEVSRHLAVLKKAELISTRRRGRYVLHQLDVAAVARLGSDFLETVLR, encoded by the coding sequence GTGAGCATCGACATCACGGGGCTACCCCCGGAACGCATCGTCTTCGACATATCCCCCCTCGCCGAGCTGGGCGTGGCCCTCCATGCCCTGCACGAGCCGGGGCACCACCCCGGGCTGCACGGCTGGGCGACGGCGACGGCCGCCGGGCTCAAGCCCGACCTCGCCGACCGGCTGCACGAGGCGGACTTCCTGTGGCGGTCGACGTTCTCCGACATCTTCATCCCGTTCGCCGGACTGCCGGTGGACCCGCGACGTGTCGGCGTCACGAGCCTCAAGGAAGAGCTCGACCTGCTCGACCGGCTCAACGACGAGCGGTTCGTGTCCTCCGCGCTGGAGTTCACCTGCGCCACGACGTACTCGGCCGGCGCCCCCTCCCCGCTCGTCGACCCCGCCCGGCGCGAGCACGCGCTCGACCTGGCGGCCAACCGCGGGCCGCGCCAGCTCGACTTCACCCGGCGGCTGCTGACCGATCCGGCGTCCGTGCGCGCGTGGCTGCGGCGGCTCTTCGAGGACTGCGAGGAAGCCTTCTTCGCCGACACCTGGCGGCGTGTGTCGGTGCAGCTCGCCGCCGACGCCCGCCACAAGAGCGAACTGCTGCGCCGCAAGGGCCTCACGGAGGCGCTGCGCGCCGTCTCCCCGGCGCTGACGCTCGACGAGGGCGGCACCAGGATCAGCGCCGACAAGCTGGCGGACGGACGGACCACCGCCACCGACCCCGCGGTCGGCGCCGGGCTCACGCTGCTGCCGTCCAGTTTCGGCTGGCCCCATCTGATGGTGGTGCACGCGCCGGGATGGCAGCCGGTGATCCAGTACCCGATCGGCGCGCCGGAACTGCCGGGCGCCGCCTCCGTCGAGCTGCTGAAGCGGCGCATGGACGCCCTCGCCCATCCCATGCGGATGCGGATGTGCCGCAACCTCGGCCGGGCCACGTACACGACGAGCGAGCTCGCCGACGCCCTCGGCATCACCGCGCCTGAGGTCTCCCGTCACCTGGCCGTGCTGAAGAAGGCGGAGCTGATCTCGACCCGCCGGCGCGGCCGCTACGTGCTCCACCAGCTGGACGTGGCCGCCGTCGCACGTCTCGGGAGCGACTTCCTGGAGACGGTGCTGCGCTGA
- a CDS encoding sensor histidine kinase, producing the protein MQRLYDFIRRHPTGIDTFWAVMLLGFSSLWVVQEPEGAADTLAAVVVVLALCLVVALRRRMPEHMVVLTAVVGVGQLVFDVHVNPADFAMLVIIYTVASTGGPRWASRLALTGGLLAASLSQIRWPSEGESTLSRVFITVIMSLPFVLAWVLGDSIRTRRAYFDQLEERATRLEKEREAQAKVAVAAERARIARELHDVVAHNVSVMVVQADGAAYVLDAAPDQAKQALETISGTGRQALAEMRRLLGVLRTGDGPESGEYVPQPDVQQIEDLVEHVRGAGLTVDFKIEGTPRPLPSGVELTAYRIVQEALTNTRKHGGPEAGASVRLVYFDDGLGLLVEDDGRGSSHELYEDGGADGRGHGLIGMRERVGMVGGTLDAGPRPGGGFRISALLPLKPAH; encoded by the coding sequence GTGCAGCGCCTCTACGACTTCATCCGCAGACACCCGACGGGCATCGACACCTTCTGGGCTGTCATGCTCCTCGGGTTCTCCTCGTTGTGGGTGGTCCAGGAGCCGGAGGGGGCCGCGGACACGCTGGCCGCCGTGGTCGTCGTGCTGGCCCTGTGCCTGGTGGTGGCGCTGCGCCGCCGGATGCCCGAGCACATGGTGGTCCTGACCGCGGTGGTCGGGGTCGGCCAGCTCGTGTTCGACGTCCACGTGAACCCGGCGGACTTCGCGATGCTGGTCATCATCTACACCGTCGCGTCGACGGGCGGGCCGCGGTGGGCGTCCCGGCTGGCCCTGACCGGTGGTCTGCTCGCCGCCTCGCTGTCGCAGATCCGCTGGCCCTCGGAGGGGGAGTCGACCCTCAGCAGGGTCTTCATCACCGTGATCATGAGCCTGCCGTTCGTGCTGGCCTGGGTGCTCGGCGACTCGATACGCACCCGGCGCGCCTACTTCGACCAGCTGGAGGAGCGCGCCACCCGGCTCGAGAAGGAACGCGAGGCGCAGGCCAAGGTCGCGGTGGCGGCCGAGCGGGCCAGGATCGCCCGCGAACTGCACGACGTTGTCGCCCACAACGTGTCCGTCATGGTCGTGCAGGCCGACGGCGCCGCCTACGTCCTGGACGCCGCACCCGACCAGGCCAAACAAGCCCTGGAGACCATCTCGGGCACCGGCCGCCAGGCGCTCGCCGAGATGCGCCGCCTGCTCGGCGTGCTGCGCACCGGCGACGGACCGGAGAGCGGCGAGTACGTGCCCCAGCCCGACGTGCAGCAGATCGAGGACCTGGTCGAGCATGTGCGCGGCGCGGGCCTGACCGTGGACTTCAAGATCGAGGGAACGCCCCGGCCGCTCCCGAGCGGTGTGGAGCTCACCGCCTACCGGATCGTGCAGGAAGCGCTCACCAACACCCGTAAGCACGGCGGTCCGGAGGCCGGCGCCAGCGTCCGCCTCGTGTACTTCGACGACGGCCTCGGGCTGCTCGTCGAGGACGACGGCCGGGGCTCCTCGCACGAGCTGTACGAGGACGGGGGCGCGGACGGGCGCGGCCACGGTCTCATCGGGATGCGCGAACGCGTCGGTATGGTCGGCGGCACGCTGGACGCCGGGCCGCGGCCGGGCGGAGGCTTCCGGATCAGCGCACTGCTGCCCCTCAAGCCCGCCCACTAG
- a CDS encoding response regulator, which yields MSIRVMLVDDQVLLRTGFRMVLAAQPDMDVVAEAGDGAEAIETLRSTAVDVVLMDVRMPRLDGVEATRRICEEPGAPKVLILTTFDLDEYAFSGLKAGASGFMLKDVPPAELLGAIRSVHSGDAVVAPSTTRRLLDRFSPLLPSAGPEPRRKELEKLTEREREVMLLVAQGLSNGEIAARLVLSEATVKTHVGRILTKLGLRDRVQVVVLAYETGLVRAGGGNG from the coding sequence ATGTCCATCCGCGTGATGCTCGTCGACGACCAGGTGCTGCTGCGCACCGGCTTCCGCATGGTCCTCGCCGCCCAGCCCGACATGGACGTCGTCGCCGAGGCGGGGGACGGCGCGGAGGCGATCGAGACCCTGCGGTCCACGGCCGTGGACGTGGTGCTCATGGACGTCCGCATGCCGCGGCTGGACGGGGTGGAGGCGACACGGCGCATCTGCGAGGAGCCCGGCGCCCCGAAGGTGCTGATCCTGACCACCTTCGACCTCGACGAGTACGCCTTCTCCGGGCTGAAGGCCGGCGCCAGCGGCTTCATGCTGAAGGACGTGCCGCCCGCCGAACTGCTCGGCGCGATCCGCTCAGTGCACAGCGGCGACGCGGTCGTGGCGCCGTCGACCACGCGGCGGCTGCTGGACCGCTTCTCCCCCTTGCTGCCGAGCGCGGGCCCGGAACCCCGCCGGAAGGAGCTGGAGAAGCTCACCGAGCGGGAGCGCGAGGTGATGCTGCTCGTCGCCCAGGGACTGTCGAACGGCGAGATCGCGGCCCGGCTGGTCCTCTCCGAGGCAACGGTCAAGACGCACGTCGGCCGCATCCTCACCAAGCTCGGCCTGCGCGACCGCGTGCAGGTGGTGGTGCTCGCCTACGAGACCGGCCTGGTCCGGGCGGGCGGCGGCAACGGCTGA
- a CDS encoding SAM-dependent methyltransferase — protein sequence MVPVTYETGGWRGWRAAAEAALYGPRGFYLRPEGPAGHFRTSVHASPLFAAAVARLLTRTAQSLGLDEPALIDVGAGRGELLTGVLAALPPGYPVRAYGVERADRPAGLDPRIEWTAEIPTGLGGLLFANEWLDNVPVDVAEADADGEVRRVLVREDGEERLGEKVNGADAAWLARWWPLTGPGTRAEIGAPRDEAWRAAVGALGAGLAVAVDYAHTVGARPPYGTLTGFRDGHEVRPVPDGSCDLTAHVALDACAGPGAELVSQREALRRLGVSGERPPLALASSDPAGYVRALARAGEAAELTARGGLGDFTWLMQRV from the coding sequence CTGGTGCCCGTGACGTATGAGACGGGCGGGTGGCGCGGCTGGCGGGCCGCCGCGGAGGCCGCGCTGTACGGGCCCCGGGGGTTCTATCTGCGGCCGGAGGGACCGGCCGGGCATTTCCGTACCTCGGTCCACGCCTCGCCGTTGTTCGCCGCCGCCGTCGCCCGGCTGCTGACCCGCACCGCACAGTCGCTGGGGCTCGACGAGCCGGCCCTGATCGACGTCGGGGCGGGCCGGGGCGAGCTGCTGACGGGTGTCCTCGCCGCCCTGCCGCCGGGGTATCCGGTCCGCGCCTACGGCGTCGAACGGGCGGACCGGCCGGCGGGCCTCGACCCGCGCATCGAGTGGACCGCCGAGATCCCCACGGGACTCGGCGGGCTGCTGTTCGCGAACGAATGGCTCGACAACGTCCCCGTCGACGTGGCCGAGGCCGACGCGGACGGTGAGGTCCGCCGCGTGCTGGTCCGCGAGGACGGCGAGGAACGCCTCGGCGAGAAGGTCAACGGCGCGGACGCCGCATGGCTCGCCCGCTGGTGGCCGCTGACCGGACCCGGCACCCGCGCCGAGATCGGCGCGCCCAGGGACGAGGCGTGGCGGGCGGCGGTGGGCGCCCTGGGCGCGGGCCTCGCCGTCGCCGTCGACTACGCGCACACAGTCGGCGCCCGCCCGCCGTACGGGACGCTGACGGGCTTCCGCGACGGCCACGAGGTACGCCCCGTGCCCGACGGGAGCTGCGACCTCACGGCCCATGTGGCGCTCGACGCGTGCGCCGGGCCCGGGGCCGAGCTGGTGAGCCAGCGGGAGGCGCTGCGACGGCTGGGCGTGAGCGGGGAGCGGCCGCCGCTCGCCCTGGCGTCGTCCGACCCTGCGGGCTACGTCCGCGCGCTCGCCCGGGCCGGTGAGGCGGCGGAACTGACCGCCCGGGGCGGCCTGGGGGACTTCACCTGGCTCATGCAACGGGTGTGA
- a CDS encoding NADH-quinone oxidoreductase subunit D: MTETTVGIGGAAESTDMVLNIGPQHPSTHGVLRLRLVLDGERIRQAEPVVGYMHRGAEKLFEARDYRQIVVLANRHDWLSAFSNELGVVMAVERMLGMEVPERAVWCRTLLAELNRVLNHLMFLGSYPLELGGITPVFHAFREREELQTVMEEISGGRMHYMFNRVGGLKEDLPAGWLGRARRVIADVRSRMDVYDRLVLGNEIFRGRTRDVGVLSPEAVHAYGVSGPIARASGVDFDLRRDEPYLAYGELRDTLKVVTRQEGDCLARFEVLLDQTHNALELADACLDRIAELPPGPINQRLPKVLKAPEGHTYAWTENPLGINGYYLVSKGEKTPYRLKLRSASYNNIQALTVLLPGTLVADMVAILGSLFFVVGDIDK, translated from the coding sequence ATGACGGAGACGACGGTCGGCATCGGCGGCGCGGCGGAGAGCACCGACATGGTGCTCAACATCGGACCCCAGCACCCCTCCACGCACGGTGTGCTCCGTCTCCGCCTGGTGCTGGACGGCGAGCGCATCCGGCAGGCGGAGCCCGTCGTCGGGTACATGCACCGCGGCGCGGAGAAGCTTTTCGAGGCCCGTGACTACCGGCAGATCGTGGTGCTGGCGAACCGGCACGACTGGCTCTCCGCGTTCTCCAACGAGCTCGGTGTCGTCATGGCCGTCGAGCGGATGCTCGGCATGGAGGTACCGGAGCGCGCGGTGTGGTGCCGTACGCTCCTCGCCGAGCTGAACCGGGTCCTCAACCACCTGATGTTCCTCGGCTCCTACCCGCTGGAGCTGGGCGGGATCACCCCCGTCTTCCACGCGTTCCGGGAGCGCGAGGAGCTGCAGACGGTGATGGAGGAGATCTCCGGCGGCCGGATGCACTACATGTTCAACCGGGTGGGCGGCCTCAAGGAGGACCTCCCCGCCGGCTGGCTGGGCCGGGCACGCCGGGTGATCGCCGACGTCCGTTCGCGGATGGACGTGTACGACCGCCTCGTCCTCGGCAACGAGATCTTCCGTGGCCGGACCCGGGACGTGGGCGTGCTCTCCCCGGAGGCCGTCCACGCGTACGGGGTCAGCGGCCCCATCGCCCGCGCCTCCGGCGTCGACTTCGACCTGCGCCGTGACGAGCCCTACCTCGCGTACGGGGAGCTGCGGGACACCCTCAAGGTGGTGACCCGGCAGGAGGGCGACTGCCTGGCCCGCTTCGAGGTGCTGCTGGACCAGACGCACAACGCGCTGGAGCTGGCGGACGCCTGCCTCGACCGCATCGCGGAGCTGCCGCCCGGTCCGATCAACCAGCGGCTGCCGAAGGTCCTCAAGGCCCCCGAGGGCCACACCTACGCCTGGACCGAGAACCCGCTCGGCATCAACGGCTACTACCTGGTCTCCAAGGGCGAGAAGACGCCGTACCGGCTCAAGCTCCGCTCGGCGTCGTACAACAACATCCAGGCGCTGACCGTGCTGCTGCCGGGGACGCTGGTCGCCGACATGGTCGCTATCCTCGGGTCGCTGTTCTTCGTCGTCGGCGACATCGACAAGTAG